In Gammaproteobacteria bacterium, a genomic segment contains:
- a CDS encoding lipid-A-disaccharide synthase N-terminal domain-containing protein: MSSTEIAWLIVGFAGQGLFGMRFIVQWISSERSKRSMIPISFWYFSLLGGCILSSYALYKQDPVFILGQSTGLLIYSRNLYFVYRERRQTKLESARV; this comes from the coding sequence ATGAGCAGCACTGAGATTGCGTGGTTGATCGTCGGCTTCGCTGGTCAGGGATTATTCGGCATGCGCTTTATAGTGCAATGGATCAGCAGCGAGCGCAGCAAACGCAGCATGATACCCATCTCGTTCTGGTATTTCAGCCTCCTTGGCGGCTGCATCCTGTCGAGTTACGCACTCTATAAACAAGATCCCGTTTTCATTCTCGGGCAGTCGACCGGTCTGCTCATTTACTCGCGCAATCTATATTTCGTATATCGTGAAAGGCGTCAGACGAAGCTGGAGAGTGCGCGGGTTTAA